The following are from one region of the Candidatus Dadabacteria bacterium genome:
- the rsmD gene encoding 16S rRNA (guanine(966)-N(2))-methyltransferase RsmD → MRVLTGQSKGRILKVPRGESLRPTAARIKKSMFDILGPEVPGTSVLDLFSGSGNLGIEALSLGASSCVFVEKNPAAAGIIARNLRSCGYGEQSRILNFDFRKALSMLSAENFGFDLVFIDPPYKFYEKTEPHSLAREIGSVVGEKGIMVIEHPSGNVMRPEGFEVRTRKYGGTSVSFLRRLD, encoded by the coding sequence ATGCGCGTACTTACCGGACAATCCAAGGGAAGGATACTGAAGGTTCCGAGAGGAGAATCGCTTAGACCAACCGCGGCCAGGATAAAAAAATCGATGTTCGACATATTGGGTCCTGAAGTTCCTGGAACAAGCGTGCTTGACCTGTTCTCGGGCTCGGGAAATCTGGGAATCGAGGCTTTAAGCCTAGGTGCCTCATCCTGCGTGTTTGTTGAGAAAAACCCTGCCGCGGCGGGGATAATCGCCCGGAATCTGCGTTCCTGCGGGTACGGTGAGCAATCGAGAATACTCAATTTTGATTTCAGGAAAGCATTGAGTATGTTAAGTGCGGAAAATTTTGGGTTTGATCTTGTTTTCATTGATCCCCCGTATAAGTTTTACGAAAAGACAGAGCCGCACTCGCTTGCCCGCGAGATAGGAAGTGTCGTCGGAGAAAAAGGAATCATGGTCATTGAACATCCGTCCGGAAATGTTATGAGACCTGAAGGATTTGAGGTGAGAACCAGAAAATACGGAGGCACCTCCGTAAGTTTTTTAAGGAGACTCGATTGA
- the coaD gene encoding pantetheine-phosphate adenylyltransferase has translation MNGKTVIYPGSFDPFTNGHLNIIARAAGIFEKIIISVGHNTSKKTTLSTEERVSLIAEVTKDYPNVEVESFEGLLVDYIRKKETNTILRGMRCHSDFEYELQMATANKLMNEEVETLFMVTESQFSHISSSLIKEIISLGGSAKGFVPAAVEEKLIEKLRPAKKRRKK, from the coding sequence TTGAACGGCAAAACTGTAATATATCCGGGTTCATTTGACCCTTTCACAAACGGGCACCTGAACATAATCGCCCGGGCGGCAGGGATCTTCGAGAAAATCATAATCTCGGTCGGACACAACACTTCCAAGAAAACGACCCTCTCGACCGAGGAGAGGGTGTCTCTCATTGCCGAGGTGACCAAGGATTACCCCAATGTCGAGGTTGAAAGCTTCGAGGGACTGCTGGTCGACTACATAAGGAAAAAAGAAACCAACACCATACTGCGCGGAATGAGATGCCACTCAGACTTTGAGTACGAACTTCAGATGGCCACCGCGAACAAGCTTATGAACGAAGAGGTGGAGACGCTGTTTATGGTGACCGAAAGCCAGTTCTCCCACATAAGCTCATCTCTGATAAAGGAAATAATCTCTCTGGGAGGTTCCGCAAAGGGTTTCGTCCCGGCGGCGGTTGAGGAAAAACTGATCGAAAAACTCCGCCCGGCAAAAAAGCGGAGGAAAAAATAA